ATCATCTTCCGCCACAACAGTGATACAAGGGGGAATGGTTATGATCAATTAAATAATTCACATTTACAAACAACGATAATAATGGGTCAATTCGCAGCAAGAATCACAGACATGCATACCTGCCCGCTGGTGCAACCGGCGTTACCGCCTGTGCCGCATGTAGGCGGCCCCATTGTTGGTCCGGGTGTACCTACAGTCTTGATCGGCATGATGCCGGCATCCGTAGTAGGCGATAGCATCGTGTGCGTAGGACCACCGGATGCCGCTATAAAAGGATCTGCCACCGTTATGATAGGTGGCCGCCCTGCTGTGCGACTGGGCGACAGCACAGCACACGGCGGCATAATTGCAACCGGATGCCCGACCGTAATGATAGGAGGATAATTATGCGCAGAGAAATTAAATCTTTTTTAGGAACGGGCTGGAGCTTCCCCCCTTCCTTTGATAAATCAAATGCTTCGGTGCTGATGGTATCTGATGCCGCCGATATAGAAGAAAGTATCCGCATCATACTCAGCACACTTCCCGGCGAACGCACCATGCGGCCGGATTTCGGCTGTAACATCCGGAAACTCGTATTTGAAGTGGCTGATTCCCGGCTCACCGCCGAACTCAATCACATTATCTATCATGCATTACTCGAATACGAACCACGCATCCACTTCGTGAGTGTAACTGTTATAGATCATACCGGGCAGGAAGGGGTCATTTATCTGCAACTCACCTACGGTATCATTGCTACCAATACCAGGCATAACATGGTGTATCCCTTTTATTACCTGGAGGGTACCAATATCAGCAGTAATGAGTAATTATTTTGAAAATATCCAGGATGGTATCAGCCAGTTTGAAAGACAACTGGATGCGCTGCGTCCTGACTATGTGAAAGTGGATGACAGAAGCACCTTCGACCTACTGGCGCAACTGGCGGCGTTGTCGGATCAGTTTAACTTTTACAATTCCGAAGATAAACCCGATGGCGACTGGCAGGATTTTTTTTATGCAGACCTCGTGGTGATGCTGATCATCGCATCCAATCTTGAATTTACTGCCTATGAAGAAGAATACCTGCGCATACGCGAAGCCATGGGTAATACAGAAGAAGATACACCCCTGCGCCTGCATACGGCCCGCTTCTTTACGCTGTTGTATGATATGGCGATTGTACTCATGAACGTGTTGCAGCAATTATCGCTGGCAGATAAAAAATTCATTCTTCAATCTTATACCCAGCAGATGATAAATGCGGTGGAAGAAGAAGTCGACAAGCTTTACCGCTTTGAGTTACAGGCCGCCAGTCTTTTTCCCGATCAACCTGCACAACAAACTACTTTACGGTCACCACAGGTAACGCCCGACCTACTGCAACTCTTTCCCCGCTCCTTCCGCAATACGGATGAAGGAACGGAAGTATTCAAAGGATTTTATTCCCTGAATGAAATATATGATACCCTCCGTAGCAAATTTTACCAGATATCCAGCGCCTCCGGTTATTATCTGAACAAACAGCTGACCGTCCGGGAGCATGAACCCCACATGGGGCTACTGGTTACTTTTACAGAGTTATACAAACACCTGCAAACACAGATCAATGAATTGCCAAAAAGGCATCTCGACTATTATTTCCGGGAAATACTGGGCATACAACAACTTCATGCCGTGCCCGACCAGGTGCATATCCTGGTGGAACCCGCACCGCAGATAACTAAACTAACCATTGAAGCAGGAGAAATATTACTGGCAGCCAATGCGGTGGATAAGGAGCCGCTGAAATACCAGTTGCTGGAACAACTCACGGTGCATCCTGCCCGTATCATGGCCATGCATACCTTATACGTCAGCAGGTACCTGCAGATTGCGGCACGTCCCCTCCAATCTGATGATATCTTTGAAGCAGAAGTATATAGCGCCACCCATGCCGTTATACCACCGGCTGCTTACGCCAAACTCACAACGCCACCCCTTACCTGGCCGCTGCTGGGTGAAGACCAGCACGACCTGTCACAGGCCATGCGCACGATGGACAACTCCTCCCTGGGGTTTCTCATCGGATCGCCGGCATTATACCTGACCGAAGGCCACCGGGAAGTACAGGTAAAACTGCACTTCACTCCCGCTACCTTCTCCATCTTCAAAAGTTATATCAACAATTATGCGGTGGCCGCCAAAAGAAGTGTGCCTGTTATCACGAACGAATTATTGTCTGCCGCATTTCTGCTCTACTATACCACTGCAAAAACCTGGACGCCTGTTCAATACTACAATGTGCGCAGCAGCGCCGTAGAACAGGCAGATAATGCCATTGCGATTAATTTCATCCTGCATATGAATGCGGAAGCATCCAGCACCTACAAGGAAGAGGTGCATGGCGACAACATCGCGTCCAGCCTGCCTTTGCTCAAAATATTGCTCAATAATAACAGCTTTCATCATCCCTATTCCTTTCTCCGTTACCTGGTACTGGAACGGGTAACGGTAACGGCTAACGTAGATGGCTACCATTCCGTAAAACTGAGCAACAACATCGGAGAAGCCAATGCAGCCCATGCCTTCCGCATGTTTGGCTCCATGCCTGTAGTGGGCTCCTACCTGGATATTTGTGATACCAACATCTTCAATAAATATACCCGCGATTTTAGTATCAACCTGGAATGGCTGGACCTCCCGAAAGATATTAACGGGTTTGACAGCTATTACGCCGCTTACCAGGCCGGGATGACTACCGATGCCTATAAAGTAGGCATCAGCAGTATTAATAACGGGCAGTTTCTTCCTGACAACGGTGATCAACAATTATTCCCGCTGTTTCAAACCTATCGCGATAAAGAAGGTGATCTGCATCTTGATGATACTACCGTGATTGGTAATGCAGACTTTCACAAGATCAGTTTCCCCAATGCGATGAAAATGGCGAAGGATGAAAAGCAGGGCAACAATACTTACAAAGAAGGCACGGTGCGGCTGGAGCTAGCCACTCCGTCGGAAGCGTTTGGGCATCTCCGTTATCCCCTCATCTTCCCCGACATCATCCAGTTCAACGCCAAACATCCTTCCCGGAAAAAGCCACTTCCCAATCTACCGTATGTGCCCAGCGTAAAATCAATCCAGATCAGTTATACGCTTGTACATTCGGAATCTGTAAAGCCGGTGCGGTCGTCCAACCGGGATGAAGGACTGGAAGTGCATCATTTCAGCGCCTTCGGGCAGGAAGAGATCTATCCCGGAAGAGGGATCAATTATTTCCCGCTGTTGCCGGTATTCAGCAATGCCGGTCATCTCTATATCGGTTTCAATCAACTGATACCAGGTAAAGAACTTGCTTTACTTTTCCAGTTGGAAGATAAACAGTACAGCGATACCACTACTAACCTGACTACCATAAAATGGAGCTACCTGGCCGACAATAAATGGTGTCCTTTTGAAAGTACACAACTGTTGTCGGACAATACCAATAACCTGTCCAGAAGCGGCATTGCAAAGATCAGTGTCCCGGCGGATATCAACAGGAACAATACTATTATGTCGTCCGAACTGTGGTGGATCAGGATCAGTACGCCCAACAACGGATGTATTACGCCAAGGGTGCTGGGCATCTTCCCCAACGCCGTAACCGCCGCGCGTATCCTGGATGAAGCCGGAACATCCATGGAGAAAATTCTTTCTATTCCGCCATTGACCATCAAAAATGTGCAGAAAGATATGCGCACCATTCAGGCTATCTGGCAGTTGTTTCCTTCTTTTGGCGGCAGCAAAGCGGAGTCTGAAAAAAAATACTACGCCCGCACCAGTGAAAGGTTGCGGCATAAACAAAGACCGGTCACCGCACTTGATATTGCACAGGTACTGCTGCAAGCTTTCCCGGAAATACTGATCGTAAAATGTATCTGTGCCCCGCAGCAAACAAACGGGGAAGACATCAGTGTAATTGTAGTGCCCCGTCAGTCTGATAACGGGCTATTTATTTCCACAGAGCCAAAAGTAAACCTGGATACCCTTTGCCGGATCAAAGCCTTTATAGAACCCTGCATCTCGCCTTTTGTAAAAGTAGCTATCCGTAACCCGGTGTATGAAAGAATAAAAGTGGTGTGCAGCATCCGGTTTAAAGAGCAGACGGGCCATAACCGGAACAGTTATCTCCGGCAGCTGCACCTGGATATACAGAAGTATCTCTGCCCCTGGCTTTTTGATCCTTCTTCCCATTTGAAAGTAGGTAGTACGCTGTATAAATCGGAACTGCTCAACTTCATTAACAAGCAATCCTATGTGGATTATATCACCGGCTTTTCGCTGGTGCATTTTTATTATTCCATAGACCCCGCAACAGATGCCATCAAGGCATTCATTACGGATACGGCGGTCAATGATCTCCAGATGATCAACCCTTCCATTCCACAGGCAGTGCTGATTCCTTCGCAGGAGCATCATATTACCATACTGGAAACGCCGGAGTATAAAGTGGCGGAGCCATTAGGGATCAATGCACTACAGATCAGCAATGAATTAATCATAGGTAATGATCATCCGGTTGCGGTGAAAGATGCTCCGCATACGAATCATGCTACAGACGAAGAGATGCTGACCATCTCCATGATACCGCCATGATCTTCCGCTTTATCTCACTAAAAATATATCTCACTAAAATAATTTCCTGACAGATGGACGCTCAACAAAACAAAAAAGTATACGGACGGGAAGAGCTCAAACAATATTTCCGGAACGGCATTATGCCAACCGAAAATCATTTTGGCCACCTGATTGATTCCACTATCAACAAACAGGAAGATGGATTTTCCAAAGATGAAGATAATGGTCTGCGTGTTTCGTCATTGGGCAATTCAAAAAGGCTGGTATCTTTTTATCGTGCTATAGACGACCTGGAACCTTTTTTCCGGATGGAAAAAGATGAACAGGAGCTTCCTGGATTCCGGCTACAACCCAATAGCAGCAAAGATAAGGCTACGCAACAGGAGAATAGTTTCTTCTTTCACATGAATGGTAGCATGGGTATCGGCAAAAAATGTGATCCCCGTTACAAAGTGGATATCAATGGTTTTACCGGTATGCAGGGACGCATGGGCACCTTCAAAGAAGGGACCGTGCCGGCAGATAATAAGTGGCATTCCGTACTCGAAGATCTCGACTATTGCCAGGCTTTTGAAGTGATGGCAAGAACGGGTAAAACCGGTACCGGAAAAATCGCCATCATGCACGCTACCGCATTAAGTGCCTTCGGCGGCGCACACAACAAGATCCGTCAAAGCTGTGCCTATTACGGATTCTGCTGGAACAAGATCAAAATGAGGTGGAAAGGCGGTACCCATAAATATGCGCTGCAAATACGTACCAACAGCAACTACGGCCCGGGA
The Chitinophaga sp. MM2321 DNA segment above includes these coding regions:
- a CDS encoding PAAR domain-containing protein, whose translation is MGQFAARITDMHTCPLVQPALPPVPHVGGPIVGPGVPTVLIGMMPASVVGDSIVCVGPPDAAIKGSATVMIGGRPAVRLGDSTAHGGIIATGCPTVMIGG
- a CDS encoding GPW/gp25 family protein; its protein translation is MRREIKSFLGTGWSFPPSFDKSNASVLMVSDAADIEESIRIILSTLPGERTMRPDFGCNIRKLVFEVADSRLTAELNHIIYHALLEYEPRIHFVSVTVIDHTGQEGVIYLQLTYGIIATNTRHNMVYPFYYLEGTNISSNE